A genome region from Dethiobacter alkaliphilus AHT 1 includes the following:
- the hrcA gene encoding heat-inducible transcriptional repressor HrcA produces MAGLNERKQRILHAVVTDYIQTAEPVGSRSISRRHQMDLSAATIRNEMADLEELGYLTQPHTSAGRIPSQQGYRFYVDALMDAAQLAKEEHEYLSGVFTQLEKMREIDQIIQQTAKVLSVMTCYTSLVMGPQFRRSAFKQMRLIPLDEQRALVVLLTDTGYIKNKVIDLPQALSSDELVRIVNYLNEQLAGQTISSLSATRLKKLRSDLYARIELLDHMLHLLEDCSAEGESRVFLGGTSNILNQPEFKDMEKVRHLLTLFEQGERLSFILETSLGGVSIRIGTENAITEISDCSLVTATYHLHERPVGTIGVLGPTRMEYSKVITIIEHIAGRLNGVLDTL; encoded by the coding sequence ATGGCTGGTTTGAACGAGCGAAAACAAAGAATTCTCCATGCCGTTGTAACCGACTACATTCAAACAGCAGAGCCGGTGGGTTCCAGATCCATTTCCAGACGCCACCAAATGGATCTGTCTGCGGCCACCATCCGCAATGAGATGGCTGATCTGGAAGAGCTGGGTTATTTAACGCAGCCGCATACATCTGCAGGACGCATTCCGTCGCAGCAGGGGTATCGTTTTTATGTTGACGCCCTGATGGATGCCGCACAGCTGGCCAAAGAAGAGCATGAATATCTTAGCGGTGTGTTTACCCAGCTGGAAAAAATGCGTGAAATCGACCAAATCATTCAGCAAACGGCCAAAGTGCTGTCGGTTATGACCTGTTACACCTCTCTGGTGATGGGCCCTCAGTTTCGGCGCAGCGCCTTTAAGCAGATGCGACTTATTCCCCTGGATGAACAACGGGCCTTGGTGGTATTACTTACCGATACCGGATATATTAAGAACAAAGTTATCGACTTGCCTCAGGCTTTAAGCAGTGATGAACTGGTACGGATTGTTAACTATCTTAATGAACAATTGGCGGGACAAACCATCTCGTCCTTATCTGCTACACGGTTAAAGAAGCTGCGCAGCGACCTGTATGCCCGCATTGAACTGTTGGACCACATGCTGCATTTGCTGGAGGACTGTTCTGCTGAAGGAGAAAGCCGTGTTTTTCTCGGCGGCACATCCAACATTCTCAATCAGCCGGAGTTTAAAGATATGGAGAAGGTACGGCACCTGCTCACGCTGTTTGAACAGGGCGAGCGGCTGTCATTTATCCTGGAGACATCTCTGGGAGGGGTCTCCATCCGTATCGGCACAGAAAACGCCATCACCGAGATTAGCGACTGCAGCCTGGTGACCGCCACCTATCATCTGCATGAACGGCCGGTGGGTACCATCGGCGTTTTGGGACCCACACGCATGGAATATTCCAAGGTGATAACCATCATTGAGCATATCGCAGGCCGCTTAAACGGAGTGCTTGATACTCTTTGA
- the mtaB gene encoding tRNA (N(6)-L-threonylcarbamoyladenosine(37)-C(2))-methylthiotransferase MtaB, with protein MANAAFYTLGCKVNQTETAALQNLFGEAGYETVPFEETADVYVINTCTVTHLSDRKSRQMIRRARRTNPDAVIVVTGCYAQVSADDIMEIPEVDLVIGTHSRHRLPELVQEAKKGRLNCVAPWEEKQGFEAMPASQSGERTRAFLKVQEGCRQFCSYCIVPYARGPLHSRPPEDAAAEAERLAEQGFSEMVLSGVHLGSYGEDLPGELALSDLIRELVTIEKIRRIRISSIEPTEITPDLIEVLLDYPKVCRHLHIPLQSGDDHVLRRMNRKYDSAEFLQLIRWLRAQIPEMAITTDVMVGFPGETDSQFERTLEVVRKCGFSRIHVFKYSPRSGTPAAKFDEQISPQVKEERSRRLIDLGEELAGTFRRRFIGETVEVLFEESAGEGQITGLTEHYVRVTAEAPQAMLGQIVKVDILSELKDGLLGKVSK; from the coding sequence ATGGCGAATGCTGCTTTTTATACACTGGGCTGCAAAGTAAATCAGACCGAAACCGCCGCATTACAAAATCTGTTTGGCGAAGCGGGCTATGAAACGGTTCCTTTTGAAGAGACTGCAGATGTCTATGTTATTAATACCTGCACCGTCACCCACCTCAGTGACCGTAAGTCACGGCAGATGATTCGCCGGGCCCGCCGCACCAATCCCGACGCGGTGATTGTGGTTACCGGCTGTTACGCCCAGGTGTCTGCCGACGATATAATGGAAATCCCGGAGGTGGATCTGGTTATCGGGACCCATTCCCGCCACCGGCTTCCTGAGCTGGTACAGGAAGCAAAAAAAGGCCGCCTTAACTGTGTGGCGCCCTGGGAGGAAAAACAGGGATTTGAAGCAATGCCCGCCAGCCAAAGCGGAGAGCGCACCCGCGCCTTTCTTAAAGTGCAGGAAGGGTGCCGCCAGTTCTGTTCCTACTGTATTGTCCCCTACGCCCGGGGACCGCTGCATAGCCGTCCTCCTGAGGATGCCGCCGCCGAAGCGGAGCGTTTGGCAGAACAGGGCTTTTCGGAAATGGTCCTTTCCGGAGTACATCTGGGTTCCTACGGCGAAGATTTGCCCGGTGAGCTGGCCCTAAGTGATTTAATCCGGGAGCTGGTGACCATTGAAAAAATCCGGCGCATCCGTATCTCTTCCATTGAGCCTACGGAAATCACACCGGATTTAATAGAGGTACTCCTGGACTATCCTAAGGTCTGCCGCCATTTACATATCCCCTTACAAAGCGGCGATGATCATGTGCTGCGCCGCATGAACCGCAAATATGATTCCGCTGAGTTTTTGCAGTTGATTCGCTGGTTGCGGGCACAGATTCCTGAAATGGCCATCACCACCGATGTGATGGTGGGCTTTCCCGGAGAAACTGATTCGCAGTTTGAGCGGACGCTGGAAGTGGTGCGCAAATGCGGTTTCAGCCGGATCCATGTTTTTAAATATTCACCACGCAGCGGTACCCCCGCCGCTAAATTTGACGAGCAGATTTCTCCCCAGGTCAAGGAAGAACGCAGCCGGCGCCTCATTGATCTGGGTGAAGAGCTGGCCGGCACCTTTCGCCGCCGCTTTATCGGCGAGACGGTGGAGGTTTTGTTTGAGGAAAGTGCCGGAGAAGGGCAGATTACCGGCCTCACAGAACACTACGTCCGGGTCACAGCAGAAGCTCCCCAGGCTATGCTGGGCCAGATTGTAAAGGTGGATATCTTGTCGGAGCTAAAAGATGGCCTGCTAGGAAAGGTATCAAAATAA
- the dnaK gene encoding molecular chaperone DnaK gives MGKVIGIDLGTTNSVVAVMEGGEPEVIANAEGDRITPSVVAFSKTGERLVGQVAKRQAITNPDKTIMSIKRHMGTNHKVKIDDKEYTPQEISAMVLQKLKADAEAYLGEGVDKAVITVPAYFSDSQRQATKDAGKIAGLEVLRIINEPTAAALAYGMDKEDEDQTILVFDLGGGTFDVSILELGDGVFEVKATSGNNRLGGDDFDEKVIDYLAEQFKKDEGVDLRNDRMALQRLKEAAEKAKIELSSVTTTNINLPFITATAEGPKHLDINLTRAKFDELTSDLVEATMGPTRRAMQDAGLKPENIDRVILVGGSTRIPAVQEGIKKLTGKDPHKGVNPDEVVSLGAAIQAGVLAGEVKDVLLLDVTPLSLGIETLGGVFTKIIERNTTIPTSKKQTFSTAADNQSQVDIHVLQGERQMAADNKTLGRFILDGIPPAPRGVPQIEVSFDIDANGIVNVSAKDLGTGKEQKISITASSGLSDDDIDNMVKNAEQFAEEDQKRKELAEARNEADSLAYSTEKMLKDLGDKVETDKKSEIEAAIGKLREVAGQEDAAAIKSEIENLTKYLHELSSQMYQQQEDQGGEQAADGGDQGDTVDAEYEVVDEEEKNNDK, from the coding sequence ATGGGTAAAGTTATTGGCATTGATTTAGGAACAACAAATTCAGTAGTAGCAGTTATGGAAGGTGGCGAACCGGAGGTTATCGCCAACGCCGAAGGCGACCGGATAACCCCGTCGGTTGTGGCTTTCAGCAAGACCGGTGAACGGTTGGTGGGCCAGGTGGCCAAACGGCAGGCCATCACCAATCCGGACAAAACCATCATGTCCATTAAGCGCCATATGGGTACCAACCATAAGGTGAAAATTGACGATAAGGAATACACACCGCAGGAAATTTCCGCCATGGTGCTGCAGAAGCTAAAAGCCGATGCGGAAGCCTATCTGGGTGAGGGCGTAGATAAGGCGGTTATCACTGTTCCTGCGTATTTCAGTGATTCCCAGCGTCAGGCCACCAAAGATGCGGGTAAAATCGCCGGCCTGGAAGTACTGCGTATCATCAACGAGCCCACCGCCGCAGCCTTGGCCTACGGTATGGACAAAGAAGATGAAGACCAGACCATTCTGGTATTTGATTTGGGCGGCGGTACTTTTGACGTTTCCATCCTGGAGTTGGGAGACGGCGTCTTTGAAGTAAAAGCCACCAGCGGAAACAATCGCCTGGGTGGTGATGATTTTGATGAAAAAGTAATAGACTATTTAGCAGAGCAGTTTAAAAAGGATGAGGGGGTGGATCTGCGCAACGACCGCATGGCGCTGCAACGCTTAAAAGAAGCGGCGGAAAAAGCCAAAATCGAGCTCTCCAGCGTAACCACCACCAACATTAACCTGCCCTTTATTACAGCCACCGCCGAAGGACCCAAGCATTTGGATATCAATCTGACCCGGGCCAAATTTGATGAGCTGACCAGCGATTTGGTGGAGGCCACCATGGGGCCCACCCGCCGAGCTATGCAGGATGCGGGCCTGAAGCCGGAAAACATTGACCGCGTTATCTTAGTGGGTGGTTCTACCCGTATTCCGGCGGTGCAGGAAGGCATTAAAAAGCTCACCGGCAAAGACCCCCATAAAGGCGTAAACCCGGATGAGGTGGTGTCTCTGGGTGCGGCAATCCAGGCCGGTGTATTGGCCGGAGAAGTTAAAGATGTACTGCTTTTGGATGTAACACCCTTGTCTTTGGGTATTGAAACCCTGGGCGGCGTGTTTACCAAAATCATTGAGCGCAACACCACCATTCCCACCTCTAAAAAGCAGACTTTCTCCACCGCAGCGGATAACCAGTCTCAGGTTGATATTCATGTGCTGCAGGGCGAGCGTCAGATGGCCGCGGACAATAAGACCCTGGGCCGTTTCATTCTGGACGGCATTCCCCCCGCACCACGCGGCGTACCGCAAATCGAGGTTTCCTTTGACATTGATGCCAACGGCATTGTAAACGTATCTGCCAAGGATTTGGGCACCGGTAAGGAACAGAAGATTTCCATCACCGCCTCCAGCGGACTCAGTGATGATGATATTGACAACATGGTGAAAAACGCCGAACAGTTTGCCGAAGAAGACCAGAAACGCAAGGAGCTGGCGGAGGCCAGAAACGAAGCGGATTCCCTGGCGTACTCCACGGAGAAAATGCTTAAAGACTTAGGGGATAAAGTGGAGACAGACAAGAAATCAGAAATTGAGGCGGCCATTGGCAAGCTGCGTGAAGTGGCGGGCCAGGAAGATGCTGCAGCCATTAAAAGCGAGATTGAAAACCTGACCAAGTATCTGCACGAACTGTCCTCTCAGATGTACCAACAGCAGGAGGACCAGGGTGGCGAACAGGCCGCCGACGGTGGTGACCAGGGAGACACGGTGGATGCAGAATACGAAGTGGTGGATGAGGAAGAAAAGAACAACGATAAGTAA
- a CDS encoding cyclic lactone autoinducer peptide, which produces MKKRILILLSSILTLVALSGAASACTATLYQPELPEALKK; this is translated from the coding sequence ATGAAAAAAAGAATCCTCATCCTTTTGTCTAGCATTTTGACGTTGGTCGCCCTAAGTGGAGCAGCTTCTGCCTGCACGGCAACTCTTTATCAACCGGAACTGCCGGAAGCACTGAAAAAGTAG
- a CDS encoding accessory gene regulator ArgB-like protein: MKLIELFLIYLSNELNLNESQRDIIRYGVETIASTLQGILAVIITSLLLNLFYEAMVILFVIMIYRKLSGGAHCISSLGCVVVGTTSVIVLAFLSIRIPVSLQYQLLLTLFPPLIALVITYFYAPADVPEKPINNQRQRTALRTLSIICLCIWTATVALAKLPVWIIYAGSLGILWQAFLLTPAGFSFIKKINPIFSR, encoded by the coding sequence ATGAAATTAATTGAATTATTTTTAATTTATCTTTCTAATGAATTAAATTTAAATGAATCTCAAAGAGACATAATCCGCTATGGGGTCGAAACTATTGCTTCCACATTACAAGGAATTTTGGCCGTCATTATTACTTCATTACTGCTGAATCTGTTTTATGAAGCAATGGTAATATTGTTTGTAATTATGATTTATCGGAAACTTAGTGGAGGTGCTCACTGTATTTCGTCATTGGGTTGCGTGGTAGTGGGTACTACATCAGTAATAGTCCTTGCTTTTCTGAGTATAAGGATACCTGTCAGCCTACAGTACCAATTGCTTCTCACACTGTTTCCGCCCTTAATTGCTCTGGTTATTACATATTTCTATGCTCCTGCCGATGTGCCGGAAAAACCTATTAATAATCAAAGACAACGAACGGCATTACGCACTCTGAGTATTATATGCTTATGTATTTGGACTGCAACCGTTGCCCTGGCAAAGTTGCCGGTATGGATAATTTACGCAGGAAGCCTTGGTATACTTTGGCAAGCATTTTTATTAACGCCTGCAGGCTTTAGCTTCATCAAAAAAATTAACCCTATTTTCTCACGCTGA
- the hemW gene encoding radical SAM family heme chaperone HemW → MRTSVYLHIPFCPAKCHYCDFLSFSVTGSALSVHRYLQLLEKEMALRGAELKAGGHVVETLYIGGGTPTVLEEAQLEYLLLACRRHLPLNDAEWTVEANPGTITAQKAKLLASYGVNRISLGIQDINDCRLALLGRTHTAAQARQAFFLCREHFPTVSVDIMTGLPKQSAEDVEEAVSEVCRWQPDHISLYGLKVEEGTELASLVEKGKVELPAEEDVLSMMLAGKDRLLSHGYEHYEIANFARPGKVCRHNLTYWQNRPYLGLGLGAHSFWQDKRFHNTVHWQGYRQGLEQNSLPLQEETFVTRRQMMEDTMMLGLRLMQGVYFAEFQARFACDLRQVFAKEIALLKKQGLIVCDAERIYLSSSGYPLANIVFAQFLTV, encoded by the coding sequence ATGAGAACTTCTGTTTACCTGCACATTCCCTTTTGTCCGGCCAAATGCCACTACTGTGATTTTCTGTCCTTTTCCGTCACCGGCAGTGCTTTGTCCGTCCACCGGTATCTGCAGCTGTTGGAGAAGGAAATGGCGCTTCGGGGCGCTGAATTAAAAGCCGGCGGACATGTGGTTGAAACCCTTTATATCGGCGGCGGAACACCCACCGTTCTGGAGGAGGCTCAATTAGAATATCTGCTGCTTGCCTGCCGCAGGCACCTGCCGCTAAATGATGCGGAATGGACGGTGGAGGCCAATCCCGGAACCATTACAGCTCAGAAGGCAAAGCTGTTGGCATCCTACGGGGTTAACCGGATTAGCCTGGGGATTCAGGACATAAATGATTGCAGGCTCGCCCTGCTTGGGCGCACCCATACCGCAGCCCAGGCCAGGCAGGCCTTTTTCCTTTGCCGGGAGCACTTTCCCACTGTTTCGGTGGATATCATGACCGGCCTGCCGAAGCAGTCCGCAGAAGATGTGGAAGAGGCGGTGAGCGAAGTCTGCCGCTGGCAGCCGGACCATATTTCCCTCTACGGTCTGAAAGTGGAAGAAGGGACGGAGCTGGCCAGCCTGGTGGAAAAGGGGAAAGTGGAGCTTCCTGCCGAGGAAGATGTGCTGTCCATGATGCTTGCCGGAAAAGACCGCTTGCTGTCTCACGGCTATGAACACTATGAGATTGCCAACTTTGCCCGGCCCGGAAAAGTGTGCCGGCACAATCTTACCTACTGGCAGAACCGGCCTTATCTGGGCCTGGGGCTTGGCGCACACTCCTTTTGGCAGGATAAACGGTTCCATAATACTGTCCATTGGCAGGGGTACCGGCAAGGCCTGGAGCAGAATAGCCTGCCGCTGCAGGAGGAGACCTTTGTCACCAGGCGGCAGATGATGGAGGATACCATGATGCTGGGACTGCGCCTTATGCAGGGAGTTTACTTTGCCGAATTTCAGGCTCGTTTTGCCTGTGATTTGCGCCAGGTATTTGCCAAAGAAATTGCCCTCTTAAAAAAGCAGGGATTGATTGTCTGCGATGCAGAGCGCATTTATCTTTCATCCTCCGGTTATCCCCTGGCAAACATTGTTTTTGCCCAGTTCCTTACTGTCTGA
- the prmA gene encoding 50S ribosomal protein L11 methyltransferase, with translation MHWLEVMVITGRQSAEAVSEKLMDLGAGGVAVEDQWDWETVKKAGLGDYFPPAADAGHDNMITIRGYFPLSFLGSKKETELVSFLDGLPGFGLAPAQVMFREVDEADWEQAWKQYWQPTPIGEKLVIMPAWLNENPWPQRKVLRLDPGAAFGTGTHETTRLCLEILEKVATEDTTMLDLGCGSGILALAARLLGIKDVMGVDVDEAAIRASLENAKRNDMEDVPFIHADLFAEEAWKELRAADVVTANLTADALLAITGRIRHVLRPGGLLIASGIVHDRAREVYEAYQREGYEIHQTRSAGEWQALLLELKV, from the coding sequence TTGCACTGGCTGGAAGTTATGGTCATTACCGGTCGCCAAAGTGCCGAGGCAGTGTCGGAGAAGCTTATGGACCTGGGAGCAGGCGGTGTGGCGGTGGAAGACCAGTGGGACTGGGAAACCGTCAAAAAAGCCGGCCTGGGTGATTATTTCCCCCCTGCCGCCGATGCCGGACATGATAATATGATAACCATAAGGGGGTATTTCCCCCTTTCTTTTTTAGGCAGTAAAAAGGAAACGGAGCTGGTGTCTTTCCTGGACGGACTGCCGGGCTTCGGTTTGGCCCCGGCCCAAGTGATGTTCCGGGAAGTAGACGAGGCCGACTGGGAGCAAGCCTGGAAGCAGTACTGGCAGCCCACGCCCATCGGAGAGAAGCTGGTAATTATGCCGGCCTGGCTTAACGAAAACCCCTGGCCACAGCGGAAGGTGCTGCGCCTGGATCCCGGGGCGGCTTTTGGTACCGGCACCCATGAAACCACCCGGCTTTGTCTGGAGATTCTGGAGAAAGTAGCCACTGAAGACACCACCATGCTGGACTTGGGCTGTGGCTCAGGAATTCTGGCTTTGGCGGCACGGCTATTGGGCATTAAGGACGTTATGGGCGTAGATGTGGATGAAGCTGCCATTCGCGCCAGCCTGGAAAATGCCAAAAGAAATGACATGGAAGATGTGCCTTTTATCCACGCCGATCTGTTTGCTGAAGAAGCCTGGAAGGAACTGCGCGCCGCCGATGTGGTGACCGCCAATTTAACAGCCGATGCCCTGCTGGCCATTACGGGGCGGATCCGCCATGTGCTGCGCCCCGGCGGTCTCCTCATTGCTTCAGGCATTGTCCATGACCGGGCCCGGGAGGTTTATGAAGCGTATCAGAGGGAAGGCTATGAGATACACCAAACCCGAAGTGCCGGTGAATGGCAGGCGCTTCTTTTGGAGTTGAAGGTATGA
- the dnaJ gene encoding molecular chaperone DnaJ: MAKRDYYEVLGVSKDASAEEIKKAYRRLARKYHPDVNPDDKSAEEKFKEVKDAFDVLSDSNRRAQYDQFGHAAEEGGFGAGGFGGQGGFQGFGGFEDIFDTFFGGAQRGGRRNGPQRGNDLRYDMEITLEEAAFGLETTVDIPRSETCETCSGSGAKPGTQPETCAHCNGTGQEQVMRNTAFGRFVSVKPCDVCRGEGKIIKERCPDCHGNGQVRRERKIEVKIPGGVDTGSRLRVSGEGEAGLRGGPPGDLYIVLHVRPHEVFKREGNDIIVEMPISFAQATLGTELEVPTLDGKARVKVPEGTQPGTLFRLRGKGIPHLRGYGRGDQHVRVAVKIPKKLSGKQKELVRQYAELAGEEVLPQDKGIINKMKDALGGK; this comes from the coding sequence ATGGCCAAACGTGATTATTACGAAGTTCTGGGCGTATCCAAAGATGCGTCCGCTGAAGAGATAAAAAAGGCGTACCGGAGGCTGGCAAGAAAATACCATCCGGACGTCAACCCCGACGATAAGAGTGCGGAGGAAAAATTTAAAGAAGTCAAAGACGCTTTCGATGTGCTCAGTGACTCCAATCGCCGGGCCCAGTATGATCAGTTCGGCCATGCTGCTGAAGAAGGTGGTTTTGGTGCCGGCGGCTTTGGCGGCCAGGGCGGTTTCCAGGGATTTGGCGGGTTTGAAGATATCTTTGACACATTCTTTGGCGGCGCACAGCGTGGCGGTCGGAGAAACGGCCCGCAGCGCGGCAATGATCTGCGCTACGATATGGAAATCACCCTGGAGGAGGCGGCCTTTGGCCTGGAAACAACGGTGGACATTCCCCGCAGCGAAACCTGTGAAACCTGCAGCGGTAGCGGGGCCAAACCGGGTACTCAGCCGGAGACCTGTGCCCATTGTAACGGTACAGGGCAGGAGCAGGTTATGCGCAATACGGCCTTTGGGCGCTTTGTCAGCGTAAAGCCCTGTGATGTCTGCCGCGGCGAAGGTAAAATCATTAAAGAGCGCTGCCCCGATTGCCACGGCAACGGCCAGGTACGGCGCGAACGTAAAATTGAAGTTAAAATACCCGGCGGTGTGGATACCGGTTCGCGTCTCCGGGTGTCCGGTGAGGGCGAGGCCGGCTTACGCGGCGGCCCTCCCGGTGATTTATATATTGTCCTCCATGTCCGTCCCCATGAAGTGTTCAAGCGTGAGGGCAATGACATTATTGTGGAGATGCCCATCTCCTTTGCCCAGGCTACCCTGGGCACCGAACTGGAAGTGCCCACCTTAGACGGCAAGGCACGGGTCAAAGTGCCTGAGGGGACACAACCGGGCACACTCTTTAGGCTGCGCGGCAAAGGAATTCCCCATCTGCGCGGCTACGGCCGTGGTGATCAGCATGTCCGCGTAGCGGTTAAGATTCCCAAGAAACTTTCGGGTAAGCAAAAAGAACTGGTGCGCCAGTATGCGGAGTTGGCCGGCGAAGAAGTTTTGCCGCAGGATAAAGGGATCATCAATAAGATGAAAGACGCGCTGGGAGGCAAATAA
- a CDS encoding RsmE family RNA methyltransferase yields the protein MSRFFYGPGQVHGDEVILTDDDAHHLLRVLRASVGQEVELCDDKGSCRRAVIAGVDHGEVRCRLGHELPDSEAVIRFYLAFGVLKGEKTEFILQKATELGAAGFFPFTSERSVVRPDKKAEKIQKRWQKIIHGAAAQSRRAIIPQLNPPCKWPDVLDLSKTFDKVVFFWESEEDRPLAKSLEGCSRGDRVLLITGPEGGFSAKEAAALGKLGIEPVTLGPRILRAETAAVVATAVALYQVGELGGK from the coding sequence ATGAGCCGGTTCTTTTATGGCCCCGGACAAGTACACGGGGATGAAGTTATTCTCACAGATGACGACGCGCACCACCTGCTGCGGGTCCTGCGGGCGTCCGTGGGGCAGGAGGTTGAGTTGTGCGATGACAAGGGAAGCTGTCGCCGGGCCGTTATTGCCGGTGTGGACCATGGTGAAGTGCGCTGCCGCCTGGGCCATGAACTGCCGGACAGTGAGGCCGTCATCCGCTTTTACCTGGCCTTTGGCGTCCTAAAAGGGGAAAAGACCGAATTTATCCTGCAAAAAGCCACCGAACTGGGGGCAGCAGGATTTTTCCCGTTTACCAGCGAACGTAGTGTTGTACGGCCGGACAAAAAGGCCGAAAAAATCCAAAAGCGCTGGCAAAAAATTATCCACGGAGCAGCGGCCCAGTCGCGCCGGGCAATAATTCCCCAACTTAACCCTCCCTGTAAGTGGCCAGATGTGCTGGATTTGAGCAAAACATTTGACAAAGTAGTATTTTTTTGGGAAAGTGAAGAGGACAGGCCTTTGGCAAAATCCCTGGAAGGATGCAGCCGCGGTGACCGGGTGCTCTTAATAACCGGCCCTGAAGGCGGCTTTAGCGCAAAAGAAGCGGCCGCTTTGGGCAAGCTGGGCATTGAACCGGTTACACTGGGGCCGCGCATCCTAAGGGCAGAGACGGCGGCGGTGGTAGCCACTGCTGTTGCCCTGTACCAAGTGGGGGAACTGGGAGGTAAATAA
- the grpE gene encoding nucleotide exchange factor GrpE gives MSEEERKEWEEEAEQPRENGDADDTPQEEAKPQTEDLKKLQEENAQLFSRLQRLQADFDNYRKRVKAEKQELTRQAVCDLVRELLPVIDNLERAKEAKGSEEALAAGVDLVYKQFMSVLEKQGLSGIEACGNEFDPNCHHAVMQVECDLPENEVAEELQKGYRLHDKVLRPSMVKVAK, from the coding sequence TTGAGTGAAGAGGAGCGCAAAGAGTGGGAGGAGGAAGCAGAGCAGCCCCGGGAAAACGGGGATGCCGATGATACTCCACAAGAAGAAGCCAAGCCGCAAACCGAGGATTTAAAAAAACTGCAGGAAGAAAACGCACAATTGTTTTCCCGCTTGCAGCGTTTGCAGGCCGACTTTGACAATTACCGTAAACGGGTAAAAGCAGAGAAGCAGGAGTTGACCCGACAGGCCGTCTGTGACCTGGTACGGGAGCTTTTGCCTGTCATTGACAATCTGGAGCGGGCCAAAGAGGCCAAAGGCTCTGAAGAAGCGTTGGCCGCCGGAGTTGATCTGGTCTACAAGCAGTTTATGTCTGTTTTGGAGAAGCAGGGCCTAAGTGGCATTGAGGCCTGCGGAAACGAGTTTGACCCTAACTGCCACCATGCTGTTATGCAGGTGGAGTGTGACCTGCCGGAAAATGAAGTGGCCGAAGAGCTGCAAAAAGGGTACCGGTTGCACGATAAAGTTTTACGCCCCAGTATGGTAAAAGTGGCAAAATAG